The Mercurialis annua linkage group LG7, ddMerAnnu1.2, whole genome shotgun sequence genome includes the window attgCAGGTAAATAGGCTAAGCATGGACATTCAAATAGATTATTTTAACATTACTAGAAAACAAATTGATAAATTGTTGGGTGCATCCAAAGCAAGAGATTTTATTATGAAGGAATCAATATTTTCTATTACGGTTGGGTCTAATGATTTCTTAAATAATTACCTTCTTCCGGTTCTCTCGGTAGGAGCAAGAATTACTGAAAGTCCTGATGCATTCATTGATGACATGCTCAATCATTTCAAAAACCAACTTACGGTAAGTAAAAAAATTCGGCAAAATTAATAGATCGGAatgttcaaattattttttaacgatatatttgataaaatgataGTAGATATAAAAAGATCACTTTGCttcaattttacaattttatacgagttttatatacatattataaaaatattttttttattcaagcGGTTTAATCAGCTATCAAACCAATTGAACTATATATAAATCAATGATCATTACGGATTTGGCCACcggttcgattttaaaacaactaaggactaaaattcaaaattgttgttgtttttgagTTACATTAAATCacacttataatatttttaaaatgtatatatgGCAGAGGCTATATAAATTGGATGCTCGAAAGTTTGTGATTGGAAATGTTGGACCAATAGGGTGCATACCGTATCAGAAGACAATAAATCAATTGAAGGAGAATGAATGTGTAGAATTGGCTAATAAATTGGCAATTCAATACAATGGGAGATTGAAAGATTTGCTTGCTCAATTGAACGATAATCTTCCTGGATCTACATTTGTTCATGCCAATGTCTATGCTTTAGTCATGGAAGTCATcacaaattatgataaatatggTGAGCATAATATGCCCTAACAAATATTATCTTATAACGTAAATATTAGCTAGCGAGTTTGTCTAGTCGAGTATATTGATACTTGAATTCAACTTGTCAATTGACTCGAGTGGCTCGAACTGGTGCTTGACTCGATTAACATTGAGTCCACTTCGAAtgcttttaaattaattatgaagAATTTGCGACTCGACTCGATTACGCTCtactaaaattataattctaaGTAGTTGGCTGTGAAATTAATTATGCAGGGTTTACAACAGCAACAAAAGCCTGTTGTGGGAATGGAGGGCAATTTGCAGGGATAATTCCATGTGGACCGACCTCTACTATGTGTGAAGATCGTTCAAAGCATGTATTTTGGGATCCTTATCATCCAAGTGAGGCAGCTAATGTTCTACTTGCGAAGCAACTTCTTGATGGAGatcaaaattatatttctcCTATCAATCTTAGGCAACTCAGAGATCTTTAATTGTACTTTAATTACAAGATAGATACACCCCAAAATAGCCAATGTTTTTATGTCAAACGAACTTAAAAATTCcgatttttcatatttaaaagtttgtattttCGCATTGCTTTGTATCATCATGATCCTATGACCAGGCCATTATAACACGTTTTTTGCCCCGGGCCTTCAAGTCATCCTCACCTTCCTTCGATTTATCACCGACAATATTGTTTAGGGTTTCAAACGcaatgtttggtttttatttttgtgatgCTTAGAATAAATGACATTTGATCATCCCTCGTCCTTTTGAGGTCATAAAATTCTCACTGGTTATTATATTTATGATTAAATTTTAGTACTTCTTTTGATTGAATAACATTGATTCTAGAATTTTAGTAATAGGTCACCTAGttgaaacatattattttactttGCGTTGTATGTTATAAAATGTGATGAGATAAGTTGTAGCTAGGCCAGCTTAAAATGTTAGTTGGTGATGAGGTTGAACTACATAATATGAAGAAATGGAGACAGTTTGTTTGTTGAAAGAAGGGCCATATAGTAATTCTTAAGTTTTTGGAAGAATGGTATattgaaaagaaaagtttaTTCAGAAATCAGA containing:
- the LOC126654807 gene encoding GDSL esterase/lipase At2g23540-like, with translation MALKSIHTFALLFLFVTFMKLSYHSEAANGDKSGLGASFIFGDSLVDAGNNNYLQTLSKADIRPNGIDFKASDGSPTGRYTNGRTIGDIVGEELGQPNYAVPFLAPNSTGKAILYGVNYASGGGGIMNATGKIFVNRLSMDIQIDYFNITRKQIDKLLGASKARDFIMKESIFSITVGSNDFLNNYLLPVLSVGARITESPDAFIDDMLNHFKNQLTRLYKLDARKFVIGNVGPIGCIPYQKTINQLKENECVELANKLAIQYNGRLKDLLAQLNDNLPGSTFVHANVYALVMEVITNYDKYGFTTATKACCGNGGQFAGIIPCGPTSTMCEDRSKHVFWDPYHPSEAANVLLAKQLLDGDQNYISPINLRQLRDL